One genomic region from Shewanella aestuarii encodes:
- a CDS encoding alpha-amylase family glycosyl hydrolase: MKSFTIILLVLGLCACTNISKKTKATNISSNYVPQEYVKLTHPQWSRNASLYQINTRQFTPEGTFKAAEHQLPRLKELGVDILWLMPIHPIGEENRKGSLGSPYSVKDYYGVNPEFGTLEDLKSFVNAAHELGMYVILDWVANHSAWDNELRYKHPNWYTKNSQGNFQPTPWWDWSDIIDFDYNVPEMREYMTDAMKYWVKEANIDGYRCDVAGFVPIDFWENVRAELDAIKPVFMLAEWEMRDLHAQAFDATYAWSWQEAIHDILSGHADLNRLFIYYSWNEGAYPKNSYRMTYVSNHDANSWEGTVFERYGSEEKVATAIVLSIVGEGMPLIYNGLEAGNSKRLEFFEKDPIEWKEHKFKPLIQKLLALQKQNSALWHGKYGATMERIYNTNPTEVFSFIRENTKDKVFVVINFSDKDHDIQFMGPQTAGVYTELFSKQKATLTEDTSLKLAPWEYRVYVQ; the protein is encoded by the coding sequence ATGAAAAGCTTTACAATAATATTACTAGTTTTAGGGTTGTGTGCCTGCACTAATATAAGTAAAAAAACTAAGGCAACGAATATTTCTTCTAATTATGTTCCTCAAGAGTATGTAAAGTTAACGCACCCACAGTGGAGTAGGAACGCAAGTTTATATCAAATTAATACGCGGCAGTTCACCCCTGAAGGAACATTTAAAGCCGCGGAGCATCAATTACCACGATTAAAAGAGCTTGGCGTCGATATTCTTTGGTTAATGCCAATTCATCCAATTGGCGAAGAAAACAGAAAAGGTTCCTTGGGCAGCCCTTACTCAGTAAAAGACTATTACGGAGTAAATCCTGAATTTGGTACCTTAGAGGACTTAAAAAGCTTTGTTAATGCTGCTCACGAATTAGGTATGTACGTTATTTTAGATTGGGTAGCGAATCATAGTGCTTGGGATAATGAATTAAGATATAAGCATCCAAATTGGTATACAAAAAATTCGCAAGGCAATTTTCAACCTACGCCTTGGTGGGATTGGTCAGACATAATAGACTTTGATTATAACGTACCTGAAATGCGTGAATACATGACCGATGCAATGAAGTATTGGGTCAAAGAAGCAAACATTGATGGTTATCGATGTGATGTAGCAGGTTTTGTTCCTATAGATTTTTGGGAAAACGTTAGAGCGGAGCTAGACGCTATCAAGCCCGTTTTTATGTTAGCAGAATGGGAAATGCGTGATTTACATGCTCAAGCTTTTGATGCTACTTATGCATGGTCTTGGCAGGAAGCTATTCATGATATTTTAAGTGGTCACGCTGATTTAAATAGATTGTTTATATACTATTCATGGAATGAGGGAGCGTATCCGAAAAATAGCTATCGGATGACGTATGTTTCAAATCACGATGCTAATTCATGGGAAGGAACCGTGTTTGAGCGTTATGGTAGTGAAGAAAAAGTAGCAACAGCTATTGTATTGTCTATTGTCGGTGAAGGTATGCCATTAATTTATAATGGACTTGAAGCAGGGAATAGTAAGCGACTTGAATTTTTTGAAAAAGATCCTATCGAATGGAAAGAACATAAATTTAAGCCATTGATTCAGAAGCTCTTAGCTTTGCAGAAACAAAATAGTGCGTTGTGGCATGGTAAATATGGCGCGACAATGGAGCGTATTTATAACACTAATCCGACTGAGGTGTTTAGTTTTATCCGCGAAAATACCAAAGACAAAGTGTTTGTTGTGATTAATTTTTCTGATAAAGATCATGATATTCAATTTATGGGGCCACAAACAGCTGGAGTATATACAGAGCTATTTAGCAAACAAAAGGCAACGCTTACTGAAGACACAAGCCTTAAGTTGGCGCCTTGGGAGTATAGAGTTTATGTTCAGTAA
- a CDS encoding EAL domain-containing protein encodes MKNNLLNNLIEYIPVGIVVHGSQSEILFSNKMASDILGLSRAQMQGKDALDPAWHFAHPDGYTLAVDDYPVNRVFKSKEGLWGMILKVYRPISHDSAWVLCNAFPSFDECGEISEVITCFIDITSVKNAENALKSSEERLNLILQGTNDAAWDWDICQHNVYLSSRWWQMIGREPNELEATEDLLFKLLHPDDLKKIMNRVAELMLPFGPSSFEAEFRLQTKSGDYLPVLSRGVVLRDSDGTALRFSGANMDLTERKESEDRIYRLAFHDVLTGLANRTFLMEHLKSVLARYGNSKQFGALLLIDLDNFKIINDTKGHDVGDELLKLVSKRLLTAARDCDFVARLGGDEFVVVLDYLTSEKHSASHMAESIGKKIIELLSKPFVFADQTLLTTPSIGITMFGQRNKQQDELLKQADLAMYHAKENGKNTLSLFEPAMQFKVEKRVELAKDLRDGLVNDEFILFCQPQMDALGKLCGGEVLIRWQHPVLGLVMPNEFIPLAEQTDLIIPIGEWVLRRTCEILCEWEQNSALKHLTLSVNVSVNQVLASNFVERVLTIIDDNGANPSLIILELTESLLAEHVEDIIFKMNELNKRGVRFSIDDFGTGYSSLNYLKRFPLTELKIDQSFVRDIPSDKNDAVITEIIITLAQKLGLRVLAEGVETEEQLQFLLDHDCQYFQGYLFGKPSPIELFAGIAEANSAKLLYSFGKR; translated from the coding sequence ATGAAAAATAATCTTCTGAATAACCTGATTGAGTATATTCCCGTAGGGATAGTGGTTCATGGTTCTCAGTCGGAAATTCTTTTTTCTAATAAAATGGCCTCAGACATTCTCGGCCTCAGCAGAGCTCAGATGCAAGGTAAAGATGCTCTTGACCCTGCATGGCATTTCGCCCATCCGGATGGCTACACCCTAGCTGTAGATGATTATCCTGTTAATCGTGTATTCAAAAGCAAGGAAGGCTTATGGGGGATGATTCTTAAGGTTTACAGACCTATTTCACATGATAGTGCATGGGTATTATGTAACGCATTTCCTAGTTTTGATGAGTGTGGCGAGATATCTGAAGTTATTACCTGCTTTATTGATATAACGTCAGTAAAAAATGCAGAAAATGCTCTTAAGAGCTCTGAGGAGCGTTTGAATCTTATTTTGCAGGGTACCAATGATGCGGCTTGGGATTGGGACATTTGTCAGCACAATGTCTATTTATCTTCACGATGGTGGCAGATGATAGGAAGAGAACCTAATGAGCTAGAAGCCACAGAGGATTTGCTTTTCAAATTGCTTCATCCAGATGACTTAAAAAAAATCATGAATAGAGTAGCCGAGTTGATGCTTCCTTTTGGGCCTTCTAGTTTTGAGGCCGAATTCAGATTGCAAACCAAATCCGGTGATTATTTGCCTGTACTTTCCAGAGGGGTGGTTCTCAGGGACTCCGATGGCACAGCCTTACGCTTTTCTGGCGCCAATATGGATCTAACTGAGCGTAAAGAATCTGAAGATCGCATTTATCGATTAGCGTTCCACGATGTGCTAACAGGCCTAGCTAACAGAACCTTTTTGATGGAACATCTCAAGAGTGTACTTGCAAGATATGGAAATAGTAAACAGTTTGGCGCGTTACTTCTTATTGACCTAGATAATTTTAAAATCATCAACGACACCAAAGGACATGATGTTGGTGATGAACTCTTGAAATTAGTTTCTAAACGTCTACTTACGGCAGCTCGAGACTGTGATTTCGTCGCACGTTTAGGTGGCGATGAGTTTGTAGTTGTTTTGGATTATCTGACTTCAGAAAAACACTCTGCCTCGCATATGGCTGAGTCAATCGGAAAAAAAATAATAGAATTGTTAAGTAAGCCATTTGTATTTGCTGACCAAACGTTACTCACTACCCCCAGTATCGGGATCACTATGTTTGGCCAGCGAAATAAACAGCAGGATGAGCTACTTAAGCAAGCTGATTTAGCAATGTACCATGCCAAGGAAAATGGCAAGAATACTTTAAGTTTATTTGAGCCAGCTATGCAGTTCAAGGTAGAAAAGAGGGTTGAGCTGGCAAAAGATTTACGAGATGGGCTCGTAAATGACGAGTTCATACTTTTCTGCCAACCTCAAATGGACGCACTTGGCAAGCTTTGTGGTGGCGAAGTATTGATCCGTTGGCAGCATCCAGTACTAGGCTTAGTTATGCCCAACGAATTTATCCCCTTGGCTGAGCAAACTGACTTGATTATTCCTATTGGAGAGTGGGTATTGCGCAGAACCTGTGAAATATTGTGTGAGTGGGAGCAAAATTCAGCCCTAAAGCACCTTACACTGTCGGTGAATGTCAGTGTGAATCAGGTTTTAGCCAGCAATTTTGTCGAAAGGGTGTTAACTATAATTGATGACAATGGCGCTAATCCTAGTCTGATTATTTTGGAGTTAACAGAAAGTTTGTTGGCCGAGCATGTTGAAGATATCATTTTCAAAATGAATGAACTGAATAAGCGCGGGGTTCGATTTTCGATCGATGATTTTGGTACAGGCTATTCTTCTCTCAATTATCTTAAACGTTTCCCATTAACTGAACTCAAAATCGATCAATCCTTTGTAAGAGATATACCTTCAGATAAAAATGATGCAGTGATTACAGAGATTATTATTACTCTGGCTCAAAAGTTGGGATTGAGAGTGTTGGCTGAAGGTGTTGAAACCGAAGAGCAATTGCAATTTTTGTTGGATCATGATTGCCAATATTTTCAGGGGTATTTGTTTGGTAAGCCCAGTCCCATCGAATTGTTTGCTGGCATTGCTGAAGCCAATTCTGCCAAATTGTTGTATTCATTTGGAAAAAGATAG